From one Gadus morhua chromosome 8, gadMor3.0, whole genome shotgun sequence genomic stretch:
- the LOC115548605 gene encoding zinc transporter ZIP6-like, with the protein MGKLFLVCVCYGLSVCVCAAWAGGFVSITVISLLSLLGVVLIPLMNKVFFNFLLSFLVALAVGTLSGDAFLHLIPHSQATHHLHHHHNHHEVAGPEGAGPGLHGDQEENLDGVWKGLTALSGVYVMFLIEHFLTLGKMYKDRKKIQKKWDSRDKDLEEVPALEENHLKPHEDAEANGGGALAEEQQLMLAPAESAAAAAAAGAGHTRPPDAAYTDQDCEHKCHSHFHDTVGQSDHHHHHDYHHILHHHHSQNHHPHSHAQSYSQEHFEQVGVAALAWMVIVGDGLHNFSDGLAIGAAFSEGLSSGLSTSVAVFCHELPHELGDFAVLLKSGMTVRQAILYNVLSAMMAYLGMGVGIVIGHYAENVSMWIFALTAGLFMYVALVDMMPEMLHNNAGEQGVGHCGFFLLQNAGILLGFAIMLLIAVFEHKIQLDLGY; encoded by the exons ATGGGTAAATtattccttgtgtgtgtgtgttatggtttatctgtgtgtgtgtgtgcagcgtggGCAGGGGGCTTCGTGTCCATCACGGTCATCAGCCTGCTGTCTCTGCTCGGGGTCGTCCTCATCCCCCTCATGAACAAGGTGTTCTTCAACTTCCTGCTCAGCTTCCTGGTGGCGCTCGCCGTGGGCACGCTCAGTGGCGACGccttcctccacctcatcccccAC tcCCAggccacccaccacctccaccaccaccacaaccaccacgaGGTCGCTGGgccggagggggcggggccgggcctCCACGGCGACCAGGAGGAGAACCTGGACGGCGTGTGGAAGGGGCTGACGGCGCTCAGCGGCGTCTACGTCATGTTCCTCATCGAACACTTCCTGACGCTGGGCAAGATGTACAAGGACCGCAAGAAG ATACAGAAGAAGTGGGACTCGAGAGATAAGGATCTGGAGGAGGTTCCCGCCCTGGAGGAGAACCACCTCAAGCCCCACGAAG ACGCCGAGGCCAacgggggcggggccctggCCGAGGAGCAGCAGCTCATGCTGGCGCCCGCAgagtcggcggcggcggcggcggcggcgggggcgggccaCACCCGCCCTCCGGACGCGGCCTACACGGACCAGGACTGTGAGCACAAGTGCCACTCGCACTTCCACGACACGGTGGGCCAGTCggaccaccaccatcaccacgacTACCACCACatcctgcaccaccaccactcgcagaaccaccacccccacagcCACGCCCAGAGCTACTCCCAGGAGCACTTTGAGCAGGTGGGCGTGGCCGCGCTGGCCTGGATGGTCATCGTGGGCGACGGCCTGCACAACTTCAGCGACGGCCTGGCCATCG GTGCTGCGTTCTCCGAGGGTCTGTCCAGCGGTCTGAGCACGTCGGTGGCCGTCTTCTGCCACGAACTCCCCCACGAGCTGG GGGACTTTGCGGTTCTGCTGAAGTCGGGCATGACGGTGCGTCAGGCCATCCTGTACAACGTGCTGTCGGCCATGATGGCCTACCTGGGCATGGGCGTGGGCATCGTCATCGGCCACTACGCGGAGAACGTGTCCATGTGGATCTTCGCCCTGACGGCCGGGCTCTTCATGTACGTGGCCCTGGTGGACATG ATGCCAGAGATGCTGCACAACAACGCGGGCGAGCAGGGCGTGGGCCACTGCGGCTTCTTCCTGCTTCAGAACGCCGGCATCCTGCTGGGCTTCGCCATCATGCTGCTCATCGCCGTGTTCGAACACAAGATCCAGCTGGACCTGGGCTACTGA